A part of Aquibium oceanicum genomic DNA contains:
- a CDS encoding SMP-30/gluconolactonase/LRE family protein encodes MMSFFRTRRQEPPSMTLEGMLGPNGRLDEARGMNVNAPDALCVAADGRLLFSDGSSVMALTAWGGEPELFAGFDTPVTALCQGFGGFVAVGLAGGILAVLDDTGRRTENWSLPAGQPASIVDCAFTSDGHLLLVDCGYQSSENLLAMAAWDEEARGRLLALSRTGELRVMAAGLHCPMGICLDPDGAPLVSLLERAMIVDAGGKPRQAGYPGYLGRPRRTGAGYAIACWSRRDPLIEFLKTEQTFVEKMKATIEPRHWIGPRIKPEFSHDFPIELGATRLFGEVKPWAPSFSYGLVIETDETLMPIGSMQSRANGHRHGICDVAVWNGELVAVSKGSGEILNLGSRA; translated from the coding sequence ATGATGTCGTTCTTCCGCACCCGGCGCCAGGAGCCGCCGTCGATGACGCTGGAGGGGATGCTCGGCCCCAACGGCCGCCTCGACGAGGCGCGGGGCATGAATGTCAATGCCCCTGACGCGCTGTGCGTCGCAGCCGATGGCCGACTGCTCTTCAGCGACGGCTCAAGCGTGATGGCGCTGACGGCTTGGGGCGGCGAGCCCGAACTGTTTGCGGGTTTCGACACGCCCGTCACTGCGCTCTGCCAAGGCTTCGGCGGGTTCGTCGCCGTGGGTCTTGCCGGTGGAATCCTGGCGGTTCTCGACGATACGGGCCGGCGAACCGAAAACTGGTCGCTGCCGGCTGGGCAACCCGCCTCCATCGTCGATTGCGCCTTTACTTCTGACGGTCACCTGCTGTTGGTCGATTGCGGATACCAGTCGAGCGAAAATCTTCTCGCGATGGCGGCCTGGGACGAGGAGGCGCGCGGTCGACTGCTCGCGCTGAGCCGCACGGGCGAGTTGCGTGTCATGGCGGCCGGCCTGCATTGCCCCATGGGCATCTGCCTCGATCCGGACGGTGCGCCGCTTGTTTCGTTGCTCGAAAGGGCAATGATCGTCGATGCTGGCGGAAAGCCGCGGCAGGCGGGCTACCCCGGCTATCTCGGCCGCCCGCGGCGCACGGGAGCCGGCTATGCCATTGCCTGCTGGTCGCGGCGCGATCCGCTGATCGAGTTCCTCAAGACCGAACAGACCTTCGTGGAAAAGATGAAGGCGACCATCGAACCCCGCCACTGGATCGGCCCGCGCATCAAGCCGGAATTCAGCCACGACTTCCCCATCGAACTCGGCGCGACCCGCTTGTTTGGCGAGGTGAAGCCCTGGGCGCCTTCCTTCTCCTACGGGCTGGTCATCGAGACGGACGAGACCCTGATGCCGATCGGATCCATGCAGTCGCGCGCCAACGGCCATCGCCACGGCATCTGCGACGTCGCGGTCTGGAACGGTGAGCTGGTCGCGGTCAGCAAGGGCAGCGGCGAAATCCTGAATCTCGGAAGCCGCGCATGA
- a CDS encoding nucleoside deaminase: MPISSARDLELLGRTIELASESRARGDHPFGALLADADGNVLLEAMNTCGTKGDRTGHAERNLMTEASLRYDVDFLAGCTMYTSAEPCAMCAGSVYWTGVGCVVHGMSEKALKDLIGPDPENLTMDLPCSAVFASGQRKVEVVGPLLAEESAKVHEGFWSGL; this comes from the coding sequence ATGCCGATCAGCAGCGCGCGCGACCTCGAACTGCTTGGACGCACGATCGAACTGGCGAGCGAATCCCGCGCCCGCGGAGACCACCCTTTCGGCGCGCTTCTCGCGGATGCGGACGGAAACGTGCTCCTCGAGGCGATGAACACCTGCGGTACCAAAGGCGACCGGACGGGTCATGCCGAACGCAACCTGATGACCGAGGCGTCGCTGCGATACGATGTCGACTTCCTCGCCGGCTGCACGATGTACACGAGCGCGGAACCCTGCGCGATGTGCGCCGGATCGGTCTACTGGACCGGTGTCGGCTGCGTCGTGCACGGGATGAGCGAGAAGGCGCTGAAGGACCTGATCGGGCCCGATCCGGAGAACCTGACGATGGACCTGCCCTGCAGCGCGGTCTTCGCCTCGGGCCAGCGGAAGGTCGAGGTTGTCGGGCCGCTGCTCGCCGAGGAATCCGCCAAGGTGCACGAAGGGTTCTGGAGCGGGCTATAG
- a CDS encoding sugar ABC transporter ATP-binding protein encodes MNTEPLRPVVSLEKATKTYGGIAALAEADFELYAGEIHALVGENGAGKSTLCKLIAGVVVPTEGVLRVDGEPVAFSAPKDASARGISMVYQETSLVPQLTVAQNIVLGREQVFNSVRKVRNAARQVLQRLNFKVDPSQLAGSLSAAKRQMVEIARAVLNEARVIILDEPTAALTPEETDHLFDLMKSLQRSGVAIIFISHALEEALTHADRISVLRNGRMMVTGPASDFDRARLIRHMIGEELEEHGATTAKARAVRSALPVLRVENIRMGSMVNNMSFSIFPGEITGIAGLIGSGRSEVAKVIMGHTKRNFGGGRIWLDGKEVRYSIPAHAVADGIAYISEDRKLDGFFETLSVTDNIGLGWLAKFGRRTLLAPFARMHGIAREWEERLSIRGIGSGQPVLHLSGGNQQKVVIAKSLAQQPRLVIFDEPTRGVDVGAIAEIRKIIRDIADTGAGVILISSYLPEILDLSDRILVAKSGTIAAEFSRAEATAERILHAAVH; translated from the coding sequence ATGAACACCGAGCCACTCCGCCCAGTCGTCAGTCTCGAGAAGGCCACCAAGACCTATGGTGGTATCGCCGCCCTCGCCGAGGCCGATTTCGAACTCTATGCCGGCGAGATCCACGCCCTGGTGGGCGAGAATGGTGCTGGCAAGTCGACGCTTTGCAAGCTGATTGCCGGCGTGGTGGTCCCGACGGAAGGTGTTCTGCGGGTCGACGGCGAACCCGTCGCCTTCTCCGCCCCCAAGGACGCCAGCGCGCGTGGCATCTCCATGGTCTACCAGGAGACCAGCCTTGTCCCGCAGCTGACCGTCGCCCAGAACATCGTGCTCGGCCGCGAACAGGTGTTCAACTCGGTTCGCAAGGTGCGCAACGCCGCCCGGCAGGTGCTGCAGAGGCTCAACTTTAAAGTCGATCCCTCTCAGCTTGCCGGTTCGCTCTCCGCCGCCAAGCGGCAGATGGTGGAGATCGCCCGCGCAGTGCTGAACGAGGCGCGCGTCATTATTCTCGACGAGCCGACGGCCGCGCTGACGCCGGAGGAGACCGACCACCTCTTCGATTTGATGAAATCCTTGCAGCGCAGTGGCGTCGCGATCATCTTCATCTCGCACGCCCTGGAAGAGGCGCTGACCCACGCCGACCGGATTTCCGTGCTGCGCAACGGCCGCATGATGGTCACCGGCCCGGCATCCGACTTCGACCGTGCGCGCCTGATCCGCCACATGATCGGCGAGGAGTTGGAGGAGCACGGCGCCACGACCGCCAAGGCCCGCGCGGTGCGCTCGGCCTTGCCCGTTCTGCGGGTGGAAAACATCCGCATGGGCTCCATGGTCAACAACATGTCCTTCTCGATCTTCCCGGGCGAGATCACCGGCATCGCCGGACTGATCGGCTCCGGGCGCAGCGAGGTGGCCAAGGTCATCATGGGCCACACCAAGCGCAATTTCGGCGGCGGCCGCATCTGGCTCGACGGCAAGGAGGTGCGCTACTCGATCCCCGCCCACGCGGTGGCGGACGGCATCGCCTATATCAGCGAGGATCGAAAGCTCGACGGGTTCTTCGAGACGCTGAGCGTCACCGACAACATCGGGCTCGGCTGGCTCGCCAAGTTCGGCCGGCGCACCCTGCTCGCGCCCTTCGCCCGCATGCATGGAATCGCGCGCGAATGGGAGGAACGGCTGTCGATCCGCGGCATCGGCAGCGGCCAGCCGGTCCTGCACCTGTCGGGCGGCAATCAGCAGAAGGTGGTCATCGCCAAGTCGCTGGCGCAGCAGCCGAGGCTGGTCATCTTCGACGAACCGACGCGCGGCGTCGATGTCGGCGCCATCGCAGAGATCCGCAAGATCATCCGCGACATCGCTGACACCGGAGCGGGTGTCATCCTGATCTCTTCATACCTGCCAGAGATTCTCGATCTGTCGGACCGCATCCTGGTGGCCAAGTCCGGCACCATCGCCGCCGAGTTCTCACGCGCGGAAGCAACCGCCGAGCGGATCCTCCACGCGGCCGTGCACTGA